Proteins co-encoded in one Ciconia boyciana chromosome 14, ASM3463844v1, whole genome shotgun sequence genomic window:
- the NPEPL1 gene encoding probable aminopeptidase NPEPL1 isoform X2 translates to MAALPPPLPRLPRWDIWQSALSTLNPNPTDSCPLYLNYATVAALPSRVSRHNSPSAAQFITRLVRNCLPGGVNRCIVMVCERSEVFASACALARAFPLFTHRSSASRRTEKKTVTVEFFLVGQNNGPIEVATLKCLASAAEGVRLAARIVDTPCNEMNTDNFLEEIKKVGKDLGITPTIIRDEELKERGFGGIYGVGKAALHPPALAVLSHTPDGATQTIAWVGKGIVYDTGGLSIKGKTTMPGMKRDCGGAAAILGAFKATVKQGFKDNLHAVFCLAENAVGPRATRPDDIHVLYSGKTVEINNTDAEGRLILADGVAYACKDLGADIILDMATLTGAQGVATGKYHAAVLTNNEEWEKACVKAGRNCGDLVHPLVYCPELHFSEFTSAVADMKNSVADRDNTPSSCAGLFIASHIGFDWPGVWVHIDIAAPVHAGERATGYGVALLLSLFGGASEDPLLNMVSPLGCNGDSPTEDMERDSKRRRLV, encoded by the exons ATGGCCGcgcttccccctcccctgcctcgGCTTCCGCGGTGGGAT atATGGCAATCTGCTTTAAGCACTCTGAATCCAAACCCCACCGACAGCTGTCCTCTCTACCTGAATTACGCCACTGTGGCCGCTTTGCCTTCCAGGGTCAGCCGACACAATAGTCCATCTGCAGCTCAGTTCATCACCCGCCTGGTTAGAAATTGCCTTCCAGGAGGTGTCAACAGATGTATTGTT ATGGTCTGCGAGCGGTCTGAAGTCTTCGCTTCTGCTTGTGCGTTGGCCAGGGCTTTCCCGTTGTTCACGCATCGGTCCAGTGCATCAAGAcgcacagagaagaaaactgtaaCGGTAGAGTTTTTCCTGGTTGGACAAAACAATGGACCAATAGAAGTGGCAACACTGAAA TGTCTGGCAAGTGCTGCAGAAGGAGTCAGGCTGGCTGCTCGAATTGTGGACACCCCATGCAATGAGATGAACACAGATAACTTCCTGGAG GAAATCAAAAAAGTTGGCAAGGATCTTGGGATTACTCCTACCATTATTCGAGATGAAGAGCTGAAAGAGAGAGGCTTTGGAG GTATCTACGGAGTTGGCAAGGCAGCTCTGCATCCTCCAGCCCTAGCAGTTCTCAGTCACACTCCAGATGGTGCTACACAGACCATTGCATGGGTGGGCAAAGGTATTGTGTATGACACTGGAGGACTCAGCATTAAGGGAAAG ACTACTATGCCTGGAATGAAACGAGACTGTGGTGGAGCAGCTGCTATTTTGGGTGCCTTCAAAGCCACTGTAAAGCAA GGTTTTAAAGACAATCTTCatgctgttttttgtttggctgaGAATGCAGTCGGACCACGTGCAACAAGACCTGATGACATTCATGTTCTTTACTCTGGAAA aACTGTGGAAATCAATAACACTGATGCAGAAGGTAGACTGATACTGGCTGATGGAGTAGCTTACGCATGCAAAGATCTTGGAGCTGATATCATTCTTGATATGGCCACTCTTACTGGAGCTCAG GGAGTTGCTACAGGAAAGTACCATGCTGCTGTCCTTACCAATAATGAAGAGTGGGAAAAGGCTTGTGTTAAAGCTGGCAGGAACTGTGGAGACTTGGTCCATCCTCTTGTGTATTGCCCTGAACTCCACTTCAGTGAATTTACCTCTGCTGTAGCTGATATGAAGAACTCCGTggca GACCGAGACAATACTCCAAGCTCCTGTGCTGGGCTCTTCATTGCTTCTCACATTGGCTTCGACTGGCCTGGAGTCTGGGTCCATATAGACATTGCTGCACCTGTTCACGCA ggtGAACGAGCTACTGGCTACGGCGTGGCTTTGTTGCTGTCCCTGTTTGGAGGGGCATCCGAAGACCCTTTGCTAAACATGGTGTCCCCTCTAGGGTGCAATGGAGACTCTCCCACTGAAGATATGGAGAGAGATTCCAAAAGGCGGCGCCTGGTTTAA
- the NPEPL1 gene encoding probable aminopeptidase NPEPL1 isoform X1, with product MANVQLEFQASAGEADPQSRPLLVLGQLHNLHRLPWAQLRGKLQPRVTEEIWQSALSTLNPNPTDSCPLYLNYATVAALPSRVSRHNSPSAAQFITRLVRNCLPGGVNRCIVMVCERSEVFASACALARAFPLFTHRSSASRRTEKKTVTVEFFLVGQNNGPIEVATLKCLASAAEGVRLAARIVDTPCNEMNTDNFLEEIKKVGKDLGITPTIIRDEELKERGFGGIYGVGKAALHPPALAVLSHTPDGATQTIAWVGKGIVYDTGGLSIKGKTTMPGMKRDCGGAAAILGAFKATVKQGFKDNLHAVFCLAENAVGPRATRPDDIHVLYSGKTVEINNTDAEGRLILADGVAYACKDLGADIILDMATLTGAQGVATGKYHAAVLTNNEEWEKACVKAGRNCGDLVHPLVYCPELHFSEFTSAVADMKNSVADRDNTPSSCAGLFIASHIGFDWPGVWVHIDIAAPVHAGERATGYGVALLLSLFGGASEDPLLNMVSPLGCNGDSPTEDMERDSKRRRLV from the exons ATGGCGAACGTGCAGCTGGAGTTCCAGGCCAGCGCGGGCGAGGCGGACCCGCAGAGCCGCCCGCTGCTCGTCCTGGGCCAGCTCCACAACCTCCACCGCCTGCCCTGGGCCCAGCTGCGGGGCAAGCTGCAGCCGCGGGTCACCGAGGAG atATGGCAATCTGCTTTAAGCACTCTGAATCCAAACCCCACCGACAGCTGTCCTCTCTACCTGAATTACGCCACTGTGGCCGCTTTGCCTTCCAGGGTCAGCCGACACAATAGTCCATCTGCAGCTCAGTTCATCACCCGCCTGGTTAGAAATTGCCTTCCAGGAGGTGTCAACAGATGTATTGTT ATGGTCTGCGAGCGGTCTGAAGTCTTCGCTTCTGCTTGTGCGTTGGCCAGGGCTTTCCCGTTGTTCACGCATCGGTCCAGTGCATCAAGAcgcacagagaagaaaactgtaaCGGTAGAGTTTTTCCTGGTTGGACAAAACAATGGACCAATAGAAGTGGCAACACTGAAA TGTCTGGCAAGTGCTGCAGAAGGAGTCAGGCTGGCTGCTCGAATTGTGGACACCCCATGCAATGAGATGAACACAGATAACTTCCTGGAG GAAATCAAAAAAGTTGGCAAGGATCTTGGGATTACTCCTACCATTATTCGAGATGAAGAGCTGAAAGAGAGAGGCTTTGGAG GTATCTACGGAGTTGGCAAGGCAGCTCTGCATCCTCCAGCCCTAGCAGTTCTCAGTCACACTCCAGATGGTGCTACACAGACCATTGCATGGGTGGGCAAAGGTATTGTGTATGACACTGGAGGACTCAGCATTAAGGGAAAG ACTACTATGCCTGGAATGAAACGAGACTGTGGTGGAGCAGCTGCTATTTTGGGTGCCTTCAAAGCCACTGTAAAGCAA GGTTTTAAAGACAATCTTCatgctgttttttgtttggctgaGAATGCAGTCGGACCACGTGCAACAAGACCTGATGACATTCATGTTCTTTACTCTGGAAA aACTGTGGAAATCAATAACACTGATGCAGAAGGTAGACTGATACTGGCTGATGGAGTAGCTTACGCATGCAAAGATCTTGGAGCTGATATCATTCTTGATATGGCCACTCTTACTGGAGCTCAG GGAGTTGCTACAGGAAAGTACCATGCTGCTGTCCTTACCAATAATGAAGAGTGGGAAAAGGCTTGTGTTAAAGCTGGCAGGAACTGTGGAGACTTGGTCCATCCTCTTGTGTATTGCCCTGAACTCCACTTCAGTGAATTTACCTCTGCTGTAGCTGATATGAAGAACTCCGTggca GACCGAGACAATACTCCAAGCTCCTGTGCTGGGCTCTTCATTGCTTCTCACATTGGCTTCGACTGGCCTGGAGTCTGGGTCCATATAGACATTGCTGCACCTGTTCACGCA ggtGAACGAGCTACTGGCTACGGCGTGGCTTTGTTGCTGTCCCTGTTTGGAGGGGCATCCGAAGACCCTTTGCTAAACATGGTGTCCCCTCTAGGGTGCAATGGAGACTCTCCCACTGAAGATATGGAGAGAGATTCCAAAAGGCGGCGCCTGGTTTAA